The nucleotide sequence ATTCATGCACCTGCCAGAAAGACAACTTCACCAAGGCAGTTCAAAAAAAGAGATTTCGACATAgcatcaaaaattataaagcatTTGGGAAATGATTTGACTGCAAGAGGAGTTGATGTGAATATTGTACTCGAAATCGTTGAAAATGCGAAACAGGTTGAAGCATTAAATAATTCAGTAAGTAGTAATACTACAGAGAGAACAGTTGGAGATAATGAACAAAGCGTAATATTTGAGGAAAGAACAGAACCTGGATTGACAGTAACGAATGCCAGACCTATTATCAatgaaactgaaataaatGGAGCCAAAGAAGAATTACACGTTATAAACActgaagaagaaaataaaaacaaaaaaaagactgaaataaaaagtgaTATAACTaggatatataataaagaagtAGATAAACGTAGAATAAGTACATCACCGTCCGAAGTACTAGATACtaatagtttaaataatatgacACTTGGCGATCTTACTTTTATCAACAATAATTTACTGGACGATGCTATTCATGTAAGCACATTTGAGGTCAATGataatacaatattagtaCCCATTGGAGACAACTCTCCGATGTCAAGAAGTGAACCGACGTATTACCAAAAACCTAAGACTGATTCTGTGATACTCATTCGATCACCGAAAGTATCACCTTTTGTTCGAAAGCATCTTATTATTCCATCACCTATAAAGAAAACCGCATCTCCTAGAGTAATGAACAGAATTGGAGCAATATCGTCTGAAGAATGGAGGCaatttgaaattatgaaagaggatgagaaacaaaaaaagaaacatgccATTGAAGAAAGAAAGTTAcagagaaagaaaaataaagaagaaaagcAAAAGCAGAAAAATGAaaccaagaaaaataaagctgTGAATTCTATCAAACGTAAAGTAAAAGgacttaatacaaaaaagaaaattgatgaCTCTGATCCAGAATTCATAatgaaaagtattaaaaaaagaaaattaaatgatatgaaagaaagaaaaggagAAGAAGCAGAGCAGACTAACTGTGATCCAGAGAAAGCTAAACCAAATAAGATTAAAATCCTCAGTGATATAGACATAACACCTGGAACTTCTGTGAAAGAaactaataaagaaaatatagttcTGAAAAAAATGGTTAATCGTAGAGAAACCTTTAGAAATGAAGAAGAACttcagaattttttaaatagtgattTTAATGATGAATAAGTTGATAATGTTTCTTGTGATATTAGAGTACCTACTAAggtcttattatttaattaatttgattaagttCCTACATAATTAAGCTTAAAACAATCGATCTCAGGAGAGGCTGAGTACTGGTAGCTACATGGCCGAGTGCTGGCTTGTGCCGGCTGAGTACTGGGGAAAAGTgccttattttgataaatattttattttccatacttattaagcaaaattaagttatttgttaattgcttatcaaagtttaataaatgattaagtatataagtacaaaaggttttttattactattttcaataattttctatacatatttaaatttacacttTTCGCTAAAAGGCTGACTACTGGTACCCGTACCCTACCTATTCTATTAAGTTCTTTTTCTGAACTTATCTTACCTTaaattacgatttttttttaattatttccctaatattaaattgacctaactttaaattttaaccaaaatcttaatagaaaatatcaatccataaattacggttttatattttaaaaaactaatcttACTAATAAGTGCGATTTAATACTAACCTTAGAATACAATACCTACTATTTTCATACAATTATTGTTGTCGCGCTGAAAAgcacgttttatttttctcaaagaGCTGCGATAAATAAACGCGTCCGATCGCTTCCAATTTCAAAGTGCTAATGGGCTTATGGGGAGCCGCTGCCGCCGACGCGCTAtttatagggacgctgcccccgccgccgcggccggccacaatactaatatcgtgccgcaatactaatatcgtgatatctcctaaactatatgtctaaataacacactgtaaactgcaaaaataatctaaattaaatgctcgtgatgatgaacttacttattttgataaggatatatgtattattggttatatcaccagttaaacatcacccaacgaattaaatgtttttttaatacagaaaagtagtttttgtgacttaaataaaaaagctggatatatgtcatcgcggacttttttgtagaactaataaagaccaatgtttttgctatacattgttcttacttgtatccaacggtataagcggcgcacgcacaaatgcaatcttcaattagattttttttctgacttcttggacataaatcgctataactcagctaatatagtttcaatgtatttcaattatatataaaaacctgtcggagaagaatactctttctattagtgaaaaccgcatcaaaatccgttgcgtagttttaaagttttatgcatacgaagggactacagacaaaatgggcgactttgttttatactatgtagtgatgtagtgatattaatttgtataataaattaagttattccAAATATTGTTGTGCAAATTTTACAGaagtaatgaaaattatataataattatttttatctgaatTTCTGTGCTCTCCTTATTTTGCTATTGAActttagtaataaaattgttgcTTACTTCTTAGTCtttgagttatttttattgcttctTACGCGAGTTTATATTGAGATAATACTATTGGACCTAACTGATTGAGAAAAAGATTATTTGACCACTAAATAGTGTTGAACAGTTATTACGAATAAggaaatgccgtgtggtatccGGACCTTTAGAAAAGAATCACTTTATAAcattcccatgaatgtcgtaacaggcgaccAAGAGATAGGCTTAGTAACTTGGGATTGCTCTTGtctccatcatgaagccatacagccgaaagtggcctttcagtgttttcgaaactgttgaatatgtctacttcgcaaggaatatagacgtgactttctatatgtttgtatgattttgtgccgtgtggttccaagcaccaatacgaaaacgaataggatcactccatctctttcccatggatgtcgtaaaaggc is from Amyelois transitella isolate CPQ chromosome 21, ilAmyTran1.1, whole genome shotgun sequence and encodes:
- the LOC106142272 gene encoding uncharacterized protein LOC106142272; amino-acid sequence: MSLSRPILQYPEEKLTQALEAIRNGMSIREASRNYGVPRGTIQDRLHLRVPEGPRKMGPDSVLNKLEEAEIATWLKEIATCGFGMKPDNLLNTVQDMMIEDGRPNPFVNGRPGKKWMNSFFRRNNMFSMRTPEAISKGRAVITEESIRKWFEKLTDYLRENQALDVLEDSKRILNGDETSFMLCPKTGKVIAPRGYKNVYQIVKGKEKEAVTVLAFFSAMGDILPPCVVFPYIRPPKDVINSMPDGWFLGKSDTGWMKADIFFDYISKCLSKWIDENKMKKPVLVFVDGHKTHMTMKLSKYCHENNIILYALPPNTTHMMQPADVSVFKPLKSEWAKTVHEWCSQPQNANTVLTKSSFCPLLEKVLSKESLNQAIKNGFRKCGLFPFDPNAVDYSKCVQNILEKIHAPARKTTSPRQFKKRDFDIASKIIKHLGNDLTARGVDVNIVLEIVENAKQVEALNNSVSSNTTERTVGDNEQSVIFEERTEPGLTVTNARPIINETEINGAKEELHVINTEEENKNKKKTEIKSDITRIYNKEVDKRRISTSPSEVLDTNSLNNMTLGDLTFINNNLLDDAIHVSTFEVNDNTILVPIGDNSPMSRSEPTYYQKPKTDSVILIRSPKVSPFVRKHLIIPSPIKKTASPRVMNRIGAISSEEWRQFEIMKEDEKQKKKHAIEERKLQRKKNKEEKQKQKNETKKNKAVNSIKRKVKGLNTKKKIDDSDPEFIMKSIKKRKLNDMKERKGEEAEQTNCDPEKAKPNKIKILSDIDITPGTSVKETNKENIVLKKMVNRRETFRNEEELQNFLNSDFNDE